The following are encoded in a window of Halorarum salinum genomic DNA:
- the aceB gene encoding malate synthase AceB produces the protein MSTQRHYEREFVRTFFTSPTAVKGEEDSAKMIRSAAGLRGLQAPDVWVPDNEDATAPSMRAEGVENIVEVVSENGADFPGEIHPRVVWHRDDPTTRHQGFQQIMEIADPDNGAVEHVDGFVIPEVGDVDDWKKADEALTIVENEHGLEEGSLSMSVIVESGEAELAMGELRAEMGKPSNNLERLFMLVDGEVDYTKDMRAMTPTGELPPWPELRHNTSRGASAAGLIAVDGPYDDIRDVEGYRERMEENRAKGMTGIWSLTPTQVEVANTAPLPPKEGRWLLRFDDREVDLREEDGRQVYDGDAVELEEEGEGTYVLEVGDEELELDADGLREELLDMTAYVPSMDDIVDSMEEFEAAKEAGRGAIAMTQSATLVIDGVEVDLDKDRMWDEATYQAAQTPITLFQDVHEHRPDQHEELEERYGADVVERATAVGN, from the coding sequence ATGAGTACACAACGGCACTACGAACGCGAGTTCGTTCGGACCTTCTTCACCTCGCCGACGGCCGTGAAGGGCGAGGAGGATTCGGCGAAGATGATCCGGAGCGCCGCCGGCCTCCGGGGTCTGCAGGCGCCCGACGTCTGGGTCCCGGACAACGAGGACGCGACGGCGCCCTCGATGCGCGCCGAGGGCGTCGAGAACATCGTCGAGGTCGTCTCCGAGAACGGCGCCGACTTCCCCGGCGAGATCCACCCCCGCGTCGTCTGGCACCGGGACGACCCCACCACCCGCCACCAGGGCTTCCAGCAGATCATGGAGATCGCGGACCCGGACAACGGCGCGGTCGAGCACGTCGACGGCTTCGTCATCCCCGAGGTCGGGGACGTCGACGACTGGAAGAAGGCCGACGAGGCCCTCACCATCGTCGAGAACGAACACGGGCTGGAGGAGGGCAGCCTCTCGATGTCGGTGATCGTCGAGAGCGGCGAGGCCGAACTCGCCATGGGCGAGCTCCGCGCGGAGATGGGCAAGCCCTCCAACAACCTCGAACGGCTGTTCATGCTCGTCGACGGCGAGGTCGACTACACGAAGGACATGCGCGCGATGACGCCGACCGGCGAACTCCCGCCGTGGCCCGAACTCCGGCACAACACCTCCCGCGGGGCCAGCGCGGCCGGGCTGATCGCCGTCGACGGCCCGTACGACGACATCCGCGACGTCGAGGGGTACCGCGAGCGCATGGAGGAGAACCGGGCGAAGGGGATGACCGGCATCTGGTCGCTGACGCCGACGCAGGTCGAGGTGGCGAACACGGCGCCGCTTCCGCCGAAGGAGGGACGCTGGCTGCTCCGGTTCGACGACCGCGAGGTCGACCTCCGCGAGGAGGACGGCCGCCAGGTGTACGACGGCGACGCCGTCGAACTGGAGGAGGAGGGCGAGGGGACGTACGTCCTCGAGGTCGGCGACGAGGAACTCGAACTCGACGCGGACGGGTTGCGCGAGGAACTGCTCGACATGACCGCGTACGTGCCGAGCATGGACGACATCGTCGACTCGATGGAGGAGTTCGAGGCGGCCAAGGAGGCGGGCAGGGGCGCCATCGCCATGACGCAGTCGGCGACGTTAGTGATCGACGGCGTCGAGGTCGACCTCGACAAGGACCGGATGTGGGACGAGGCGACCTATCAGGCCGCCCAAACGCCGATCACGCTGTTCCAGGACGTCCACGAGCACCGGCCCGACCAGCACGAGGAACTGGAGGAGCGGTACGGCGCCGACGTCGTCGAGCGCGCGACGGCCGTCGGCAACTGA
- a CDS encoding NAD(P)/FAD-dependent oxidoreductase: MKRVDVAVVGGGPAGSSAAHAAASGGASALVLERGVPRADREGLGPDSTDAAGILDYWVDIMGIHPDEFPEGVLEGTLDRAEFVGPTESCTLRATGIESSYDGFGFTMHRARFDDFMRERAEEAGAEYRVKASVKDVETDPGGDPRHVLLLGSGEEVGAEFLVLADGPQRTVTNRVLDGFLPEGAKASERLASTRNNHIAYQEYRRFPEEAYEEVSGAIKFWWGAMPGHTAYPWIFPNSNRVCRVGLTMPIGLDLDAVPDRDEYALIEPEDDGVPSGKEYVNRLLEREYGDEYDVGTEFPLVEDAGKASGTETYPISSTRPIESPVEAGVAVTGGAMGATSAFHEGGDHVAVRTGAIAGELAAEGDLSAYNDRWHAAIGEEVLRNVTMAEVCRDYGPDDWDRVFRTARGMLADSSGLDMFERRFAAGFGATRLLLAYKWNKRKFRDGRYVQLAADEYVY; the protein is encoded by the coding sequence ATGAAACGAGTCGACGTCGCTGTCGTCGGCGGGGGCCCGGCGGGCTCCTCGGCGGCCCACGCCGCCGCCTCGGGGGGCGCATCCGCGCTCGTCCTCGAGCGGGGCGTCCCGCGTGCTGACCGCGAGGGGCTCGGTCCCGACTCGACCGACGCGGCCGGCATCCTCGACTACTGGGTCGACATCATGGGGATCCACCCCGACGAGTTCCCGGAGGGCGTCCTCGAGGGGACGCTCGACCGCGCGGAGTTCGTCGGGCCGACCGAGTCGTGTACCCTCCGCGCGACCGGCATCGAGTCCTCCTACGACGGGTTCGGGTTCACGATGCACCGGGCGCGGTTCGACGACTTCATGCGGGAGCGCGCGGAGGAGGCGGGCGCCGAGTACCGCGTGAAGGCGTCCGTGAAGGACGTGGAGACGGACCCCGGCGGCGACCCCCGGCACGTGCTCCTCCTGGGGTCGGGCGAGGAGGTGGGCGCGGAGTTCCTCGTGCTCGCGGACGGCCCCCAGCGCACCGTGACGAACCGCGTGCTCGACGGCTTCCTGCCCGAGGGAGCGAAGGCCTCCGAGCGACTGGCGTCGACGCGGAACAACCACATCGCCTACCAGGAGTACCGGCGGTTCCCGGAGGAGGCGTACGAGGAGGTGTCGGGCGCCATCAAGTTCTGGTGGGGCGCCATGCCCGGGCACACCGCCTACCCGTGGATCTTTCCGAACTCGAACCGGGTCTGCCGGGTCGGCCTCACGATGCCCATCGGGCTGGACCTGGACGCCGTCCCGGACCGCGACGAGTACGCCCTGATCGAACCGGAGGACGACGGCGTTCCCTCGGGGAAGGAGTACGTGAATCGGCTGCTCGAACGGGAGTACGGCGACGAGTACGACGTGGGGACGGAGTTCCCGCTCGTCGAGGACGCGGGGAAGGCGTCCGGGACGGAGACGTATCCCATCTCGTCGACGCGCCCGATCGAGTCGCCGGTCGAGGCCGGCGTCGCGGTCACGGGCGGGGCGATGGGTGCCACCTCGGCGTTCCACGAGGGCGGTGACCACGTCGCTGTCCGAACCGGCGCCATCGCGGGCGAACTCGCCGCGGAGGGGGACCTGTCGGCGTACAACGACCGGTGGCACGCGGCGATCGGCGAGGAGGTGCTCAGGAACGTGACGATGGCGGAGGTGTGCCGGGACTACGGACCCGACGACTGGGACCGCGTGTTCCGGACCGCCCGGGGGATGCTCGCCGACTCGAGCGGGCTGGACATGTTCGAACGGCGGTTCGCCGCCGGCTTCGGCGCCACGAGGCTTCTCCTGGCCTACAAGTGGAACAAGCGGAAGTTCCGCGACGGGCGGTACGTCCAGCTGGCGGCGGACGAGTACGTGTACTGA
- a CDS encoding YybH family protein yields MTPEETVRSYYDALRAGDPLAGFFVESPEIVKFGIGERLRGYGEIARGLREQTRTTEDWTVESRALRVVVREDHAAFSDDVRMEWYDTDSLGERAFDARWSGTLTRVDDGEWKFLGMHVSAGVEG; encoded by the coding sequence ATGACGCCCGAGGAGACGGTCCGATCCTACTACGACGCCCTTCGCGCAGGCGACCCCCTCGCCGGCTTCTTCGTCGAATCGCCCGAGATCGTGAAGTTCGGCATCGGCGAGCGGCTGAGAGGCTACGGGGAGATCGCGCGGGGCCTGCGCGAGCAGACGCGGACGACCGAGGACTGGACCGTCGAGAGTCGTGCGTTGCGGGTCGTCGTCCGGGAGGACCACGCCGCGTTCTCGGACGACGTGCGGATGGAGTGGTACGACACGGACTCGCTCGGCGAGCGTGCGTTCGACGCGCGGTGGAGCGGGACGCTCACCCGCGTCGACGACGGCGAGTGGAAGTTCCTCGGGATGCACGTCTCCGCGGGGGTCGAGGGCTGA
- the asd gene encoding aspartate-semialdehyde dehydrogenase, whose product MTHRVGILGATGAVGQRFVQLLEDHPQFELVCVTASDASAGKPYREAAKWRVDTPIPDDVADLTVRETSPEAIPDDVDLLFSSLPSGAAAAVEPELCEAGYVVSSNSSNDRMAPDVPLTIPEINPDHLGLIEVQRDERGWDGALLKNPNCSTITMVPTLAAIDEFGLERVHVSTLQAVSGAGYSGVTSMEILDNAIPHIGGEEEKMESESRKLLGSFDGTELSLHDAEVAASCNRIPTLDGHLENVFAELAADPDPDEVREAMASFPGADLPSSPDPLVHVFGPEDPDRPQPRMDRMKGDGMQVVAGGVESTPEGVKYNCLAHNTIRGAAGASVLNGELLAAEGWL is encoded by the coding sequence ATGACCCACCGAGTCGGCATCCTCGGCGCGACGGGCGCCGTGGGCCAGCGATTCGTCCAACTCCTCGAGGACCACCCCCAGTTCGAACTCGTCTGCGTCACCGCCAGCGACGCGAGCGCGGGCAAGCCGTACCGCGAGGCCGCCAAGTGGCGCGTCGACACGCCGATCCCCGACGACGTGGCCGACCTGACCGTCCGCGAGACGAGCCCCGAGGCGATCCCCGACGACGTCGACCTGCTGTTCTCCTCGCTCCCCTCCGGCGCCGCCGCCGCGGTCGAACCGGAGCTGTGCGAGGCCGGCTACGTCGTCTCCTCGAACTCCTCGAACGACCGGATGGCGCCGGACGTCCCCCTCACCATCCCCGAGATCAACCCCGACCACCTGGGGCTCATCGAGGTCCAGCGGGACGAGCGGGGCTGGGACGGCGCGCTCCTCAAGAACCCGAACTGCTCGACGATCACGATGGTGCCGACGCTCGCCGCCATCGACGAGTTCGGGCTCGAACGCGTCCACGTCTCCACGCTCCAGGCCGTCTCCGGCGCGGGCTACTCCGGGGTCACCTCGATGGAGATCCTCGACAACGCCATCCCCCACATCGGCGGCGAGGAGGAGAAGATGGAGTCCGAGTCCCGGAAGCTCCTCGGCTCGTTCGACGGCACCGAACTGTCGCTCCACGACGCGGAGGTCGCCGCGTCGTGCAACCGGATTCCGACCCTCGACGGCCATCTGGAGAACGTGTTCGCCGAACTCGCCGCGGACCCCGACCCCGACGAGGTCCGGGAGGCGATGGCATCGTTCCCGGGGGCGGACCTCCCCTCCTCGCCGGACCCGCTCGTTCACGTCTTCGGTCCCGAGGACCCCGACCGACCCCAGCCCCGCATGGATCGGATGAAGGGCGACGGGATGCAAGTCGTCGCCGGCGGCGTCGAGTCCACCCCCGAGGGTGTGAAGTACAACTGTCTCGCGCACAACACCATCCGCGGCGCGGCGGGCGCGTCGGTGCTCAACGGCGAACTGCTGGCCGCGGAAGGCTGGCTCTAG
- a CDS encoding FAD-binding and (Fe-S)-binding domain-containing protein, with the protein MATERQGDAWETSAASLGHERPDDPAYAALAADLRERVDGEVQFDEYAQVLYATDGSIYGARPAGVVSPRDAADVRAAVRVAAEHDVPVLPRGAGSSLAGQAVGPGCVVLDLSRHMDSILEVDPDARRATVQPGVVQDHLDDRLAEDGLKFAPDPASSARATVGGGLGNNSTGAHSVRYGISDAYTEELDVVLSDGSLIHTREIVLDSPEWEEVVGKADREAELYRTVRGLVEEHEDEIEERYPTLKRSVSGYNLHKVIYENDDGEEVINLSKLFVGAEGTLGVIVEATVSLVTRPEETALALYCFEDLVDAMRAVPEALEYPVSAVELMDDEVFRLASESTEYAQYAEPIPDGTAAALMLEWDSEVVSPSTDGAGPMETSHSSGDELPAEALDFESAVADTTRAFLTEGDAFDVLEAYTDEAQADLWKLRKAAIPLLMSLEGDPKPYPFIEDASVPPEELAEYVQEFEAVLEDHGTSAAYFAHAGAGTLHIRPILSLKEEEGIGTMHSIADDVTDLVLAHHGAFSGEHGDGLARTEFNPKMYGPALWGAFQEVKSAFDPDWRMNPGKVVYTDEDTARERGYPDSAADADMRENLRYGAEYRSLEPQTALDFSDEGGFSHLVELCNGCGTCRQTRGDVMCPTYRASEEEIQTTRGRANMLRAAISGDLDEDEIHSDRFQDEVLGLCVGCKGCKSDCPTGVDLAKLKAEVKHQHHEEEGAGLRERLFADIDDASRLGAALAPLSNVATSLPGARWAMEKTLGIAADRELPSFTRDTFVRQFEARGGPAVPESEADSTVVLFPDTYTNYSAPEVGLAAVDVLEAAGCRVEVPDELAPSGRAAYSSGFLDRARDRAERNVEALLPRVEGGASVVFVEPSDAVMFQDEYRDLLDGEGAEAVSAASYGVLEYLDVARADDRIEFAEPGESLAYHGHCNQKATNKDHHAVGVLRRAGYEVDPLDTTCCGMAGSFGYEAEHYELSKAIGSLLFEAADGSDAETVTAPGASCRSQLGDRDGATERPPHPVEKLADALA; encoded by the coding sequence ATGGCAACGGAGAGGCAGGGAGACGCGTGGGAGACGTCGGCCGCGTCGCTCGGACACGAGCGACCCGACGACCCCGCGTACGCCGCGCTCGCCGCGGACCTCCGCGAGCGAGTGGACGGCGAGGTCCAGTTCGACGAGTACGCGCAGGTGCTGTACGCGACCGACGGGAGCATCTACGGGGCCAGGCCCGCGGGCGTGGTCAGCCCGCGGGACGCGGCGGACGTGCGGGCGGCGGTCAGGGTCGCGGCCGAACACGACGTCCCCGTGCTCCCGCGGGGGGCCGGCTCGTCGCTCGCCGGGCAGGCGGTCGGTCCCGGCTGCGTCGTGCTCGACCTCTCGCGGCACATGGACTCGATCCTCGAGGTCGACCCCGACGCCCGGCGCGCGACGGTCCAGCCGGGCGTCGTCCAGGACCACCTCGACGACAGGCTCGCCGAGGACGGGCTTAAGTTCGCGCCCGACCCCGCGTCGTCGGCGCGGGCGACCGTCGGCGGCGGCCTCGGCAACAACTCCACGGGCGCACACTCGGTCCGGTACGGCATCAGCGACGCCTACACCGAGGAGCTAGACGTCGTGCTCTCGGACGGCTCGCTGATCCACACGCGCGAGATCGTGCTCGACTCCCCCGAGTGGGAGGAGGTGGTCGGCAAGGCGGATCGCGAGGCCGAACTGTACCGGACGGTCCGCGGGCTCGTCGAGGAGCACGAGGACGAGATCGAGGAGCGGTACCCGACGCTCAAGCGCTCCGTCTCCGGCTACAACCTCCACAAGGTCATCTACGAGAACGACGACGGCGAGGAGGTCATCAACCTGAGCAAGCTGTTCGTCGGCGCGGAGGGGACCCTCGGCGTGATCGTCGAGGCGACCGTCTCGCTCGTCACCCGGCCGGAGGAGACCGCGCTCGCGCTCTACTGCTTCGAGGACCTCGTCGACGCGATGAGGGCCGTCCCGGAGGCGCTGGAGTACCCCGTCTCGGCGGTGGAACTTATGGACGACGAGGTGTTCAGGCTCGCCAGCGAGTCGACCGAGTACGCCCAGTACGCGGAGCCGATCCCCGACGGGACGGCGGCGGCGCTGATGCTCGAGTGGGACTCGGAGGTCGTCTCCCCCTCGACCGACGGCGCCGGGCCGATGGAGACGTCCCACTCGTCCGGCGACGAACTGCCGGCCGAGGCACTCGACTTCGAGTCGGCGGTCGCGGACACCACCCGCGCGTTCCTCACGGAGGGGGACGCGTTCGACGTGCTCGAGGCGTACACCGACGAGGCGCAGGCCGACCTCTGGAAGCTACGGAAGGCGGCGATCCCGCTCCTGATGAGCCTCGAGGGCGACCCGAAGCCGTACCCGTTCATCGAGGACGCCTCCGTCCCGCCCGAGGAACTCGCGGAGTACGTCCAGGAGTTCGAGGCCGTCCTCGAGGATCACGGCACCTCCGCCGCGTACTTCGCCCACGCCGGCGCCGGCACGCTCCACATCCGCCCCATCCTCTCGCTGAAGGAGGAGGAGGGGATCGGGACGATGCACTCGATCGCCGACGACGTGACCGACCTGGTGCTCGCGCACCACGGCGCCTTCTCCGGCGAGCACGGCGACGGCCTCGCGCGCACGGAGTTCAACCCGAAGATGTACGGCCCGGCGCTGTGGGGCGCGTTCCAGGAGGTCAAGTCGGCGTTCGACCCGGACTGGCGGATGAACCCTGGGAAGGTCGTCTACACGGACGAGGACACCGCGCGGGAGCGGGGCTACCCGGACTCGGCGGCCGACGCTGACATGCGTGAGAACCTCCGGTACGGCGCCGAGTACCGGTCGCTCGAACCGCAGACGGCGCTCGACTTCTCGGACGAGGGCGGCTTCTCGCACCTCGTCGAACTGTGCAACGGCTGCGGGACGTGCCGGCAGACGCGCGGCGACGTGATGTGCCCGACCTACCGCGCGTCCGAGGAGGAGATCCAGACGACGCGCGGCCGGGCGAACATGCTCCGGGCGGCCATCTCGGGCGACCTCGACGAGGACGAGATCCACTCCGACCGGTTCCAGGACGAGGTGCTGGGGCTCTGTGTCGGCTGCAAGGGCTGCAAGTCCGACTGCCCGACGGGGGTCGACCTCGCGAAGCTGAAGGCGGAGGTGAAACACCAGCACCACGAGGAGGAGGGCGCCGGGTTGCGCGAACGCCTGTTCGCGGACATCGACGACGCCAGCCGGCTGGGTGCCGCGCTCGCGCCCCTCTCGAACGTCGCCACGAGCCTCCCCGGGGCGCGGTGGGCGATGGAGAAGACGCTCGGCATCGCAGCGGACCGCGAACTCCCCTCGTTCACCCGGGACACGTTCGTCCGGCAGTTCGAAGCGCGCGGCGGTCCGGCCGTCCCCGAGAGCGAGGCCGACTCGACCGTCGTCCTGTTCCCCGACACGTACACGAACTACAGCGCACCCGAGGTCGGACTCGCGGCCGTCGACGTGCTGGAGGCCGCCGGCTGTCGCGTCGAGGTGCCGGACGAGCTCGCGCCGTCCGGACGGGCGGCGTACTCGAGCGGCTTCCTCGACCGGGCCCGCGACCGGGCGGAGCGTAACGTCGAGGCGCTGCTCCCCCGCGTGGAGGGGGGCGCCTCGGTCGTCTTCGTCGAACCCTCCGACGCCGTGATGTTCCAGGACGAGTATCGGGACCTGCTCGACGGCGAGGGCGCGGAGGCGGTCTCCGCGGCCAGTTACGGCGTGCTGGAGTACCTCGACGTCGCGCGTGCCGACGACCGGATCGAGTTCGCCGAACCGGGCGAGTCGCTCGCGTACCACGGCCACTGCAACCAGAAGGCGACGAACAAGGACCACCACGCGGTCGGCGTGCTCCGCCGTGCGGGCTACGAGGTCGACCCGCTGGACACGACGTGTTGCGGGATGGCCGGAAGCTTCGGCTACGAGGCCGAGCACTACGAGCTCTCGAAGGCGATCGGTTCCCTGCTGTTCGAGGCGGCGGACGGGAGCGACGCGGAGACGGTGACCGCACCGGGGGCGTCCTGCCGGTCACAGCTCGGGGACCGCGACGGGGCCACGGAGCGGCCGCCCCACCCCGTCGAGAAACTGGCCGACGCCCTGGCCTAG
- a CDS encoding VOC family protein — MEFLHVCLNVADADAAADWYAENLGFEYSWEFESGDTRNVYVADGNDVELQLSDTEGEDEFDPGTGVDHFAVGVDDVDAAFAGIDHHGVVKEPGDQPEAGARTAFLKDPDGHTVELVEPLE; from the coding sequence ATGGAGTTCCTGCACGTCTGCCTGAACGTCGCCGACGCGGACGCGGCCGCCGACTGGTACGCCGAGAACCTGGGGTTCGAGTACAGCTGGGAGTTCGAGAGCGGCGACACCCGGAACGTCTACGTGGCGGACGGGAACGACGTCGAACTCCAGCTCTCCGACACGGAGGGCGAGGACGAGTTCGACCCTGGGACGGGCGTCGACCACTTCGCGGTCGGCGTCGACGACGTGGACGCCGCGTTCGCGGGGATCGACCACCACGGCGTCGTGAAGGAGCCCGGCGACCAGCCGGAGGCTGGCGCGCGGACCGCGTTCCTGAAGGACCCGGACGGCCACACGGTCGAACTCGTCGAACCGCTGGAGTAG
- a CDS encoding fumarylacetoacetate hydrolase family protein, with product MRVARARTTDGVREGEYRDGTLLTDDAEYDVDEESLLPPCEPDALFCVGRNFAATLDQMDYERPEEPDFFIKPPHSLLGHRETIPYPRWTEELTYAGELVAVIDEPCRDVSPGEVADYVRGYTVMNDVDALDQGGRTARKAFAGSGPLGPWLETDVDPTGVDMHTDVSGERRQEANTELMLFGPHEIVSFLSERFTLRPGDGVAFGSPANPGLVEPGDVVEITYEGVGTLVNGIGPVDCGV from the coding sequence ATGCGAGTCGCACGCGCCCGCACGACCGACGGCGTCCGGGAGGGGGAGTACCGCGACGGCACCCTCCTCACGGACGACGCGGAGTACGACGTCGACGAGGAGTCGCTCCTTCCGCCCTGCGAACCGGACGCGCTGTTCTGCGTCGGGCGGAACTTCGCGGCGACGCTCGACCAGATGGACTACGAACGGCCCGAGGAGCCCGACTTCTTCATCAAACCGCCGCACTCGCTGCTCGGACACCGGGAGACGATTCCGTACCCCCGCTGGACCGAGGAACTCACCTATGCGGGCGAACTCGTAGCGGTGATCGACGAGCCGTGTCGCGACGTGTCGCCGGGCGAGGTCGCCGACTACGTCCGCGGGTACACGGTCATGAACGACGTGGACGCGCTGGACCAGGGGGGTCGCACCGCCCGGAAGGCGTTCGCGGGGTCGGGGCCGCTCGGGCCCTGGCTGGAGACGGACGTCGATCCGACCGGCGTCGACATGCACACGGACGTCTCCGGCGAGCGACGACAGGAGGCGAACACCGAGCTGATGCTGTTCGGCCCCCACGAGATCGTCTCGTTCCTCTCCGAGCGGTTCACGCTCCGCCCGGGCGACGGGGTCGCGTTCGGCAGTCCAGCGAACCCCGGGCTCGTCGAACCCGGCGACGTCGTCGAGATCACCTACGAGGGCGTCGGGACGCTGGTCAACGGAATCGGCCCCGTCGACTGCGGCGTGTAG
- a CDS encoding zinc-dependent metalloprotease encodes MDIARSMRALADAADAPNGVVDWDAVAEAAKGAVDPGDVRVEPAEREAIAADVRAARDGLRAASGVSFDLPDSVEVQSRHHWIDANVATFERVLRPLERRGGGVFPGVARSVNTGTMAVAVAFLARNVLGQYDPLLLADGAGPGAAGGPNAARSGGHSDHGLYFVRPNIRRVAAELDVDYPRFRRWIAFHEVAHAAEFAAAPWLSTYLEERMEEGVEALSEGSLSRESFAELNTAMTAVEGYAELLMDHAFDGEYEELRVKLDERRGGGDPLTRLLKRALGFEMKREQYERGAAFFEAVADETGVATTTLVWDAPENLPTEAELDDPGLWLDRVARA; translated from the coding sequence ATGGACATCGCGCGGAGCATGCGGGCGCTCGCCGACGCGGCCGACGCCCCGAACGGGGTCGTCGACTGGGACGCGGTCGCCGAGGCGGCGAAGGGCGCCGTCGACCCCGGGGACGTCCGCGTGGAGCCGGCCGAACGGGAGGCCATCGCCGCGGACGTTCGCGCGGCCCGCGACGGACTTCGCGCCGCCAGCGGCGTCTCGTTCGACCTCCCGGACTCGGTCGAGGTGCAGAGCCGTCACCACTGGATCGACGCGAACGTCGCCACCTTCGAGCGCGTGCTCCGGCCGCTCGAACGCCGGGGGGGCGGCGTCTTCCCCGGCGTCGCCCGGTCGGTGAACACGGGGACGATGGCGGTCGCGGTCGCCTTCCTCGCGCGGAACGTGCTCGGACAGTACGACCCGCTGTTGCTCGCCGACGGAGCGGGACCCGGGGCCGCAGGCGGCCCGAACGCGGCGCGGTCCGGCGGCCACAGCGATCACGGCCTCTACTTCGTCCGGCCGAACATCCGACGGGTCGCCGCCGAACTCGACGTCGACTACCCCCGGTTCCGCCGCTGGATCGCCTTCCACGAGGTCGCCCACGCCGCCGAGTTCGCCGCTGCCCCCTGGCTCTCGACGTACCTCGAGGAGCGGATGGAGGAGGGCGTCGAGGCGCTCTCGGAGGGGAGCCTGAGCCGGGAGTCGTTCGCGGAGCTCAACACCGCGATGACCGCCGTGGAGGGGTACGCCGAGCTCCTGATGGACCACGCGTTCGACGGGGAGTACGAGGAACTCCGGGTGAAACTCGACGAGCGTCGCGGCGGGGGCGACCCGCTGACGCGACTCCTGAAGCGCGCGCTCGGCTTCGAGATGAAGCGCGAGCAGTACGAGCGCGGCGCGGCGTTCTTCGAGGCGGTCGCGGACGAGACGGGCGTCGCGACCACGACGCTCGTGTGGGACGCGCCAGAGAACCTGCCGACGGAGGCGGAACTCGACGACCCGGGGCTGTGGCTCGACCGGGTCGCCCGGGCCTAG
- a CDS encoding D-2-hydroxyacid dehydrogenase — translation MRILVTRQKIHGHSAAEYAEIIRERLPNHEVVLARTPEEEREAIVDAAVATGPGFTVESLLPSAESLRLFAGVYAGTGHLDLDAFREAGVAVTNASGVHGPNISEYAIGALVTMARDFRRATRQQDRREWRAYPTRELHGSTITVVGLGAIGQALVDHLEPFGAETLGVRYSPEKGGPTDEVFGYEELHDALARTDHLVLACPLTDETGGLVDAEAFGTLPPHATLVNVARGPVVDTDDLVSALRRNLIGGAFLDVTDPEPLPEDHPLWGFENVHVTPHNAGHTPEYFARVADILARNVERLEAGEEDLENRAA, via the coding sequence ATGCGTATCCTGGTCACGCGACAGAAGATCCACGGCCATTCGGCGGCCGAGTACGCCGAGATCATCCGGGAGCGACTCCCGAACCACGAGGTCGTCCTCGCACGAACGCCCGAGGAGGAGCGGGAGGCGATCGTCGACGCGGCCGTCGCGACGGGACCGGGGTTCACCGTCGAGTCGCTGCTCCCGTCGGCCGAGTCGCTCCGCCTGTTCGCCGGCGTCTACGCGGGGACGGGCCACCTCGACCTCGACGCGTTCCGGGAGGCGGGCGTGGCCGTGACGAACGCCTCCGGCGTCCACGGCCCGAACATCTCCGAGTACGCGATCGGCGCGCTCGTCACGATGGCCCGCGACTTCCGGCGCGCGACGCGACAGCAGGACCGCCGCGAGTGGCGAGCCTACCCCACGAGGGAGCTACACGGATCGACGATCACCGTCGTGGGGCTCGGCGCCATCGGGCAGGCCCTCGTCGACCACCTCGAGCCGTTCGGCGCGGAGACGCTCGGCGTCCGCTACTCGCCCGAGAAGGGCGGGCCGACCGACGAGGTGTTCGGCTACGAGGAGCTCCACGACGCGCTCGCCCGGACCGACCACCTCGTGCTCGCCTGTCCGCTGACCGACGAGACGGGGGGGCTCGTCGACGCCGAGGCGTTCGGGACGCTGCCACCCCACGCGACGCTCGTGAACGTCGCGCGCGGCCCCGTCGTCGACACGGACGACCTGGTCTCGGCGCTCCGGCGGAACCTGATCGGCGGCGCCTTCCTCGACGTGACCGACCCCGAACCGCTGCCGGAGGACCACCCGCTCTGGGGGTTCGAGAACGTCCACGTCACCCCGCACAACGCCGGCCACACCCCCGAGTACTTCGCGCGCGTCGCGGACATCCTCGCACGGAACGTCGAACGGCTCGAGGCCGGGGAGGAGGACCTCGAGAACAGGGCCGCCTGA